One genomic window of Luteitalea pratensis includes the following:
- a CDS encoding ABC transporter permease has product MLARLRSLVGSLAQRRTFEADLDEELGAHIEQYTRDLIGSGMSPEDAHRQARLELGGLNTVKDECREARGLGAFDAFQRECRYAARQLRRSPGFAGTVVLTLALSIGANTAIFSLVNTLLLEALPYAQPERIGTLYARTSGLESAEARRTVDGEQWEHVRDEVSSVVPAVATTGTSGANIRAGSVVRYVRAGRVSARYFDVLALHPVVGRTFAPDEDVPNGPNVAMLSHALWQNMLGGRTDVVGQSVMLKGEPYTVVGVLPEGATTPLEADVYTALQPNRDGDGRAANFRLVMRLRDGATWQQADAELHRALSASSRFQNFARENPGTQLNYHAVPLQQAATDTLRPQVLALMIAAGLIVLIACANIAGLSLVRMLRRTREITIRLALGASRWQIQRQLWVEHLLLAAAGGMVGLGVGALALRGLLQLLPERFLPVATVTLDGRVLGFTLLLSLMTCVLSGVLPAVAMGGVSLRSSAPGRGVIGGGHIRLRQMLIGGEVALTVVLLAAAGLLVRTLIGLQTMPPGFNPAGVITAKVSLDDVRYHDPGAFRRLLTESLSAMSRIPGVQSAAVALTLPYERAVFNGVKLGSGKEAGRTISTNHVYVTPRYFETMQIAVLEGRVFTDADGPDDQPVTIVNRSFARKFFGEESPVGRYLDDKVLIVGIVADTVLSAEGRLNPGTAPLTREEMVYVPAAQVTDSKMLALAHGFFQPSWIVRTAAPAGVPAQMQRVLSNADPQLAMSGVFEMSDLMALALARQRVAVALLAVMSALALLLSAVGIFALVASVVAQRTREIGILMALGSTVPQTMVRVGRAGVITSGVGLLLGLILCAVVLPAMRSVLYGVGVYDLPTMLAVVLTLVAVTLLATTPILRIARIDPVKALREE; this is encoded by the coding sequence ATGCTCGCGCGGCTCCGTTCCCTCGTGGGTTCGCTTGCGCAGCGTCGTACATTCGAGGCCGACCTCGACGAGGAGCTCGGCGCCCACATCGAGCAGTACACCCGGGACCTCATTGGTTCGGGAATGTCACCGGAGGACGCGCACCGGCAGGCGCGCCTCGAGCTTGGCGGACTGAACACGGTCAAGGACGAGTGCCGTGAGGCGCGCGGACTCGGCGCATTCGATGCGTTCCAGCGGGAGTGCCGGTACGCCGCCCGCCAGCTGCGGCGCAGCCCAGGATTTGCCGGCACCGTCGTGCTCACGCTCGCCCTCTCGATCGGCGCCAACACCGCCATCTTCTCCCTCGTCAACACGCTGCTGCTGGAAGCGTTGCCTTACGCGCAGCCGGAGCGCATCGGGACGCTGTATGCCCGGACCTCGGGTCTCGAGTCGGCGGAGGCGCGCAGAACCGTCGATGGCGAGCAGTGGGAACACGTGCGCGACGAGGTGTCGTCGGTCGTCCCGGCGGTGGCGACGACGGGGACATCCGGGGCGAACATTCGCGCGGGTTCCGTCGTTCGATATGTTCGTGCCGGCCGGGTCTCGGCACGATATTTCGACGTACTGGCGCTGCACCCCGTCGTGGGACGTACGTTTGCACCGGACGAAGACGTTCCAAACGGTCCGAACGTCGCGATGCTGAGCCACGCCCTGTGGCAGAACATGCTCGGCGGCCGCACCGACGTCGTCGGGCAGTCCGTGATGCTGAAGGGCGAACCGTACACGGTCGTCGGCGTCCTGCCCGAAGGGGCCACGACGCCTCTCGAAGCCGACGTGTACACCGCCCTGCAACCGAACCGCGACGGGGACGGGAGGGCAGCAAACTTCCGCCTCGTCATGCGGCTGCGTGATGGCGCGACATGGCAGCAGGCCGACGCCGAACTGCATCGCGCGTTGAGCGCGAGCTCCCGTTTCCAGAACTTTGCGCGCGAAAATCCTGGCACGCAGCTGAACTACCACGCGGTGCCACTGCAGCAGGCCGCGACCGATACCCTCAGGCCCCAGGTCCTGGCACTGATGATCGCGGCAGGACTCATCGTGCTCATTGCGTGCGCCAATATTGCCGGCCTCAGCCTGGTCCGCATGTTGCGCCGGACGCGCGAGATCACCATCCGCCTGGCGCTGGGTGCGTCCCGATGGCAGATTCAGCGCCAGCTGTGGGTCGAGCACCTGTTGCTGGCCGCGGCGGGCGGCATGGTGGGTCTCGGCGTCGGCGCGCTTGCGCTTCGCGGGTTGCTGCAACTCCTGCCGGAGCGCTTCCTGCCTGTCGCCACCGTGACGCTCGATGGCCGGGTCCTGGGCTTCACGCTCCTGCTCTCGCTGATGACCTGCGTGCTGTCGGGAGTGTTGCCAGCCGTCGCCATGGGCGGCGTCAGCCTACGATCCTCCGCGCCGGGGCGCGGCGTGATCGGCGGCGGACACATCCGTCTCAGGCAGATGCTGATTGGCGGAGAAGTGGCGCTGACGGTCGTGCTGCTTGCCGCGGCGGGACTGCTGGTCCGGACGCTCATCGGCCTGCAGACGATGCCGCCCGGCTTCAATCCGGCCGGTGTGATCACCGCGAAGGTATCGCTCGACGACGTTCGATATCACGACCCCGGGGCCTTTCGCAGGTTGCTGACCGAGAGTCTGTCGGCGATGAGCCGGATTCCTGGCGTGCAGAGCGCCGCCGTCGCCTTGACGCTGCCCTACGAGCGGGCCGTGTTCAACGGCGTGAAGCTCGGTTCCGGCAAGGAGGCGGGGCGAACGATCAGCACGAATCATGTGTACGTGACGCCTCGCTATTTCGAGACCATGCAGATCGCGGTGCTCGAAGGCCGCGTGTTCACGGACGCGGACGGCCCTGACGACCAGCCGGTCACCATCGTCAACCGGTCGTTCGCACGCAAGTTCTTCGGGGAGGAGAGTCCGGTCGGCCGGTATCTCGACGACAAGGTCCTGATCGTCGGCATCGTCGCCGACACCGTCCTGTCCGCGGAAGGCCGGTTGAACCCGGGAACGGCCCCCTTGACCCGCGAAGAGATGGTCTATGTCCCTGCCGCCCAGGTGACCGACTCCAAGATGCTCGCCCTCGCGCACGGCTTCTTCCAGCCAAGCTGGATTGTCCGGACGGCCGCCCCGGCGGGTGTGCCTGCCCAGATGCAGCGCGTACTGTCGAACGCCGATCCGCAACTCGCCATGTCGGGCGTGTTCGAGATGAGTGACCTCATGGCTCTCGCACTCGCGCGCCAGCGGGTCGCCGTGGCGCTGTTGGCCGTGATGTCGGCGCTCGCGCTTCTGCTGAGCGCGGTGGGCATCTTCGCGTTGGTCGCCAGCGTGGTTGCGCAGCGGACACGGGAAATCGGGATCCTGATGGCGTTGGGCTCGACCGTTCCACAGACCATGGTCCGCGTCGGCAGGGCCGGCGTGATCACCTCGGGAGTGGGATTGCTGCTTGGACTGATCCTGTGCGCCGTCGTGCTGCCGGCGATGCGCAGCGTCCTGTACGGCGTCGGCGTGTACGACCTGCCGACCATGCTGGCGGTGGTGCTGACGCTGGTGGCCGTGACCCTCCTGGCCACGACGCCCATCCTGAGGATTGCGCGCATCGACCCCGTGAAGGCCCTCCGCGAAGAATAA
- a CDS encoding BamA/TamA family outer membrane protein — translation MNPPCFRAPPRVLACFIIAMLVMATPSPAQPPAAEGDPEQAVSPAPETIDIFDLWRKVRHKETADQDQPWDYRKPMRAFAPVIGAKPSSGALFGAAGNIAFYRGDPSTTRISSIVTSVTFSTKKQTSITDRFTMFSRENRWRLDADHRFQWTSLDTYDLGTSADTREGTVADFDFFRLHHTAFYRVHRALYAGAGLYFDNHTSVGPGDDEEVAWPESPYVEYSQKHGLPLDSQIAAGTSVDILWDNRDSFINADRGWLAKASYRTLFDGFLGGDSSWQKVNLDLRTYVNLSHDRRHKIAFWTFADLVVGGVAPFLDLPSTAGDTYGRSARGYAEGQFRGERLAYGEIEYRATLTRNGLLGMVAFLNTTTVSSLDQGERLFDSFATGGGAGLRLLINKRSKTNLCFDVGFGKQGSKGVYLAVQEAF, via the coding sequence ATGAACCCACCATGTTTTCGGGCTCCGCCTCGCGTCCTTGCGTGTTTCATCATCGCCATGCTGGTGATGGCGACGCCCTCTCCTGCGCAACCGCCCGCTGCCGAGGGCGATCCGGAGCAGGCGGTGTCGCCGGCCCCGGAGACGATCGACATCTTCGACCTGTGGCGCAAGGTCCGCCACAAGGAGACGGCGGATCAGGACCAGCCCTGGGACTATCGCAAACCGATGCGGGCCTTTGCCCCGGTGATCGGCGCGAAGCCCTCGAGCGGCGCCCTGTTCGGGGCGGCCGGCAACATCGCCTTCTATCGGGGCGATCCGTCGACGACGCGGATATCGTCGATTGTCACCAGCGTGACCTTCTCGACGAAGAAGCAGACGTCGATTACCGACCGTTTCACCATGTTTTCGCGGGAGAACCGTTGGCGACTCGACGCTGACCACCGCTTCCAGTGGACGTCGCTCGACACCTACGATCTCGGTACGAGTGCCGACACGCGTGAGGGCACCGTCGCCGATTTCGATTTCTTCAGGCTGCATCACACGGCCTTCTACCGGGTGCATCGCGCACTGTACGCGGGCGCGGGCCTCTATTTCGACAACCACACCAGCGTCGGCCCCGGCGACGACGAAGAAGTGGCCTGGCCCGAGTCCCCGTACGTGGAATACAGCCAGAAGCACGGCCTTCCACTCGACTCGCAGATCGCCGCCGGCACGAGCGTGGACATCCTCTGGGACAATCGCGACAGCTTCATCAACGCCGATCGGGGATGGCTGGCCAAGGCCAGCTATCGAACGCTGTTCGACGGTTTCCTCGGCGGCGATTCGAGCTGGCAGAAGGTCAACCTCGACTTGCGGACCTACGTGAACCTGTCGCACGATCGCCGGCACAAGATCGCCTTCTGGACGTTCGCCGATCTCGTCGTCGGCGGCGTGGCTCCGTTCCTGGACCTGCCCTCCACGGCCGGCGACACGTACGGCCGGTCGGCGCGCGGTTACGCCGAAGGCCAGTTTCGGGGCGAACGGCTTGCCTACGGCGAGATCGAATACAGGGCGACGCTGACGCGGAATGGGCTGCTGGGTATGGTTGCCTTCCTCAACACCACCACGGTGAGCAGCCTGGATCAGGGCGAACGCCTCTTCGACAGCTTCGCCACGGGCGGCGGTGCCGGGTTGCGGTTGCTGATCAACAAGCGGTCGAAGACCAACCTGTGCTTTGACGTCGGCTTCGGCAAGCAGGGGTCCAAGGGCGTCTACCTGGCCGTGCAGGAAGCGTTCTGA
- a CDS encoding O-methyltransferase, with amino-acid sequence MGTLVLAVASIAGMTLLLPVHIAGQQPTGTELDSKVKAFLEQRKGTWHDLNVPESDGQLLHDLIVKHKFTRALEIGTSTGHSGIWIAWALAKTGGRLTTVELDPGRHRTALANFKEAGVASYIDARLGDAHDIVPALPGPFDFVFSDADKEWYTQYAQAVWPKVARGGCFTAHNVAGRVSRGIAEFLAYMKALPDATTTVDTSSSAGVSISCKR; translated from the coding sequence ATGGGCACACTCGTCCTCGCAGTGGCATCGATCGCCGGCATGACCCTGCTGCTGCCCGTTCACATCGCTGGGCAGCAGCCGACGGGCACCGAACTGGACAGCAAGGTCAAGGCATTCCTGGAGCAGCGCAAGGGCACATGGCATGACCTCAACGTGCCGGAGAGCGACGGTCAGCTCCTCCACGATCTGATCGTCAAGCACAAGTTCACGCGCGCGCTGGAGATCGGGACGTCCACGGGGCATTCAGGCATCTGGATCGCGTGGGCGCTCGCGAAGACTGGTGGCAGGCTGACGACGGTGGAACTCGACCCGGGACGGCACCGCACCGCCCTCGCGAATTTCAAGGAGGCCGGTGTCGCGTCCTACATCGACGCGCGCCTCGGCGACGCGCACGACATCGTCCCCGCGCTGCCGGGTCCGTTCGACTTCGTGTTCTCCGACGCCGACAAGGAGTGGTACACGCAGTACGCGCAGGCCGTCTGGCCGAAGGTCGCTCGCGGTGGCTGCTTCACGGCCCACAATGTCGCCGGACGCGTAAGCCGCGGCATTGCGGAGTTCCTGGCCTACATGAAGGCCTTGCCGGATGCCACGACCACCGTGGACACGTCGAGCAGTGCGGGTGTGTCCATCAGTTGCAAGCGCTGA
- a CDS encoding PadR family transcriptional regulator gives MAKGRLRAASRLDVLQGTLDLMVLQTLESMGPQHGYGIARRLEQVSDDILKLNEGTVYTALMRLQHQRWILANWGTSENNRKAKFYAITPAGRRQLAREVQSWDRLAGLIARLRAVEPS, from the coding sequence ATGGCCAAAGGACGACTTCGCGCCGCATCGAGGCTCGACGTGCTGCAGGGAACGCTCGATCTGATGGTGCTGCAGACGCTCGAGAGCATGGGGCCCCAGCATGGCTACGGCATTGCCCGCCGCCTCGAGCAGGTCAGCGACGACATCCTGAAACTGAACGAAGGAACCGTGTACACCGCTCTCATGCGGCTCCAGCACCAGCGATGGATTTTGGCGAACTGGGGAACCTCGGAGAACAACCGGAAGGCCAAGTTCTACGCGATCACGCCTGCAGGCCGGCGCCAGCTGGCGCGTGAAGTGCAGAGCTGGGACCGCCTCGCGGGCCTGATCGCCCGCCTCCGTGCCGTGGAGCCCTCCTGA